In a single window of the Zea mays cultivar B73 chromosome 5, Zm-B73-REFERENCE-NAM-5.0, whole genome shotgun sequence genome:
- the LOC100285617 gene encoding FIP1, whose translation METFTQEHVIGIPLTSFAYADEERQGKSSCSAMVHKKNKKSSFIHRMNKLSHKTDSYMQGFKEHLTMGPKISETIKGKLSFGAKVLQAGGIDKVFREYFAVEKDEKLRKAFQCYLSTTAGPIAGMLFISTKKIAFHSDRPLSFTSPKGGSTRVPYKVLIPTERMKSASVRENLYNPDEKYIDVVTVDGFDFWFMGFVSYEKSFKYLQQVIMELR comes from the exons ATGGAGACTTTCACCCAGGAGCATGTCATTGGAATTCCATTGACTTCGTTTGCATATGCCGATGAGGAAAGACAAGGAAAATCTTCCTGTTCTGCCATGGTTCATAAAAAAA ATAAGAAGAGTTCCTTCATTCATCGGATGAACAAACTGAGCCATAAAACAGATAGCTACATGCAAGGATTCAAAGAACACT TAACCATGGGACCAAAAATTTcagaaactataaaagggaaactAAGCTTCGGTGCAAAGGTTCTCCAAGCTGGCGGTATTGATAAAGTCTTCAGAGAATACTTTGCAGTTGAGAAAGATGAGAAACTACGGAAGGCTTTCCAGTGCTATCTTTCAACCACAGCTGGTCCAATAGCTGGAATGCTTTTCATCTCAACTAAGAAGATTGCTTTCCATAGTGATAGGCCTTTGAGTTTCACGTCTCCTAAAGGAGGCAGTACAAGGGTGCCTTACAAG GTGTTAATCCCCACAGAGAGAATGAAAAGTGCTTCAGTGCGGGAAAATTTATACAATCCAGATGAGAAGTATATTGATGTAGTCACTGTTGATGGCTTTGATTTTTGGTTCATGGGCTTTGTCAGCTATGAGAAGTCATTCAAATATCTCCAACAAGTAATTATGGAGCTGAGATGA
- the LOC103626138 gene encoding kiwellin-1 precursor translates to MATVGGNRALYAVVALPLLATLLHGPMRLSHAFPYRSLLQTCQPSGSIQGRSGNCNTENGSECCKNGRRYTTYGCSPPVTGSTRAVLTLNSFAEGGDGGGAAACTGKFYDDSKKVVALSTGWYNGGSRCRKHIMIHAGNGNSVSALVVDECDSTVGCDKDHNFEPPCRNNIVDGSPAVWDALGLNKDDGQAQITWSDE, encoded by the coding sequence ATGGCTACCGTCGGGGGCAATCGTGCTCTCTATGCAGTCGTCGCGCTGCCACTTCTCGCGACCCTTCTTCACGGACCAATGCGGCTGTCGCATGCCTTCCCATACCGTTCCCTACTCCAGACCTGCCAGCCCAGCGGCTCCATCCAGGGCCGTTCCGGCAACTGCAACACGGAGAACGGCTCCGAGTGCTGCAAGAACGGGCGGCGCTACACCACATACGGCTGCTCCCCGCCCGTCACGGGTAGCACCCGCGCCGTACTGACTCTCAACAGCTTCGCCGAGGGCggggacggcggcggcgcggccgccTGCACGGGGAAGTTCTACGACGACAGCAAGAAGGTGGTGGCGCTGTCAACTGGCTGGTACAACGGCGGTAGCCGGTGCAGAAAGCACATCATGATCCACGCGGGCAACGGGAATTCCGTGAGCGCGTTGGTCGTCGACGAGTGTGACTCCACCGTGGGCTGCGACAAGGACCACAACTTTGAGCCGCCGTGCCGCAACAACATCGTCGACGGGTCGCCGGCGGTGTGGGACGCTCTGGGGCTCAACAAGGACGACGGCCAGGCACAGATCACCTGGTCCGACGAGTGA